A region of Piscinibacter gummiphilus DNA encodes the following proteins:
- a CDS encoding type VI secretion system Vgr family protein, with product MANPITITTPLPGADLFFESMSVSAGLSALGEMQLSLLSEKSDIKPQDLLGQLVTVNVEMRDGAKRHFNGYVTRFGLGAHRGRYHGYRATVRPWLWFLTRTSDCRIFQEMSVPDIVKKVFGDHGIASFETKLFRTYTPRTYCVQYRESDFNFVARLLEQEGIYWYFEHTDGAHKLILVDSSSAHDAAPGYETMSYVENAASAPDKEYISNWSFAEAVKTGKTVLTSYDFERPSTSLEVETTHKRSHELGDYEVFDFQGDYIQKADGTQYVDNRMEEHQARYLRVGGTSNALGLAVGCNVELKDHPRDDQNIKYLVTSMDVQAHVGNFDSGGDAGSFTCDLSAIPDAQQFRPPRRTPRPFVQGPQTAVVVGPSGEEIYTDKYGRVKVQFHWDRYGKKNEKSSCWVRVSQPWAGKNFGMMHIPRIGQEVVVDFLEGDPDQPLITGRVYNAEQMPPWDLPANATQSGILTRSSKGGAYDNANAIRFEDKKGSEEVWIHAEKDQRIEVENDESHSVGHDRTKTIDHDETVTVKHDRTETVLNNESITIGVNRTEMVGNNETITIGVNRTETVGANETISIGANRTITVGASETATVALQRTHAVGINETIAIGAAQEVAIGAMQSITVGANQSTSVGVNCSLDVGKNLGTQVGGGEKRDISKDRATTVGGEDTLKVGKNLAINAADSISITTGSASIVMKKDGTIVIKGKDITLEGSGKITVKASSDVVMKGSKILQN from the coding sequence ATGGCCAATCCCATCACCATCACCACGCCGCTGCCGGGCGCCGACCTGTTCTTCGAGTCGATGTCGGTCTCGGCCGGCCTCAGCGCGCTGGGCGAGATGCAACTGTCGCTGCTGAGCGAGAAGTCCGACATCAAGCCGCAGGACCTGCTGGGCCAGCTGGTGACGGTGAACGTCGAGATGCGCGACGGCGCGAAGCGCCACTTCAACGGCTACGTCACCCGGTTCGGCCTCGGCGCCCACCGCGGCCGGTACCACGGCTACCGCGCCACCGTGCGCCCCTGGCTGTGGTTCCTGACCCGCACGAGCGACTGCCGCATCTTCCAGGAGATGTCCGTGCCCGACATCGTCAAGAAGGTGTTCGGCGACCACGGCATCGCGAGTTTCGAGACCAAGCTGTTCCGCACGTACACGCCCCGCACGTACTGCGTGCAGTACCGCGAGAGCGACTTCAACTTCGTCGCCCGCCTGCTCGAGCAGGAAGGCATCTACTGGTACTTCGAGCACACCGACGGGGCGCACAAGCTGATCCTGGTCGATTCGTCCAGCGCCCACGACGCCGCGCCCGGCTACGAAACCATGTCCTATGTCGAGAACGCCGCGAGCGCCCCCGACAAGGAGTACATCTCCAACTGGTCGTTCGCCGAGGCGGTCAAGACCGGCAAGACGGTGCTCACCAGCTACGACTTCGAACGCCCCTCCACGTCGCTGGAGGTCGAGACGACCCACAAGCGCAGCCACGAACTCGGCGACTACGAGGTCTTCGACTTCCAGGGCGACTACATCCAGAAGGCCGACGGCACCCAGTACGTCGACAACCGCATGGAGGAGCACCAGGCCCGCTACCTGCGCGTGGGCGGCACGTCCAATGCGCTGGGCCTCGCGGTGGGCTGCAACGTCGAGCTCAAGGACCACCCGCGCGACGACCAGAACATCAAGTACCTCGTCACGTCGATGGACGTGCAGGCCCACGTGGGCAACTTCGACTCCGGCGGCGACGCCGGCAGCTTCACGTGCGACCTCTCCGCGATCCCCGACGCGCAGCAGTTCCGTCCGCCGCGCCGCACGCCGCGCCCCTTCGTGCAGGGGCCGCAGACCGCGGTGGTCGTGGGCCCGTCCGGCGAGGAGATCTACACCGACAAGTACGGCCGCGTGAAGGTGCAGTTCCACTGGGACCGCTACGGCAAGAAGAACGAGAAGAGCTCGTGCTGGGTGCGCGTGTCGCAGCCGTGGGCCGGCAAGAACTTCGGCATGATGCACATCCCGCGCATCGGCCAGGAGGTGGTGGTCGACTTCCTCGAGGGGGACCCGGACCAGCCGCTGATCACCGGCCGCGTCTACAACGCCGAGCAGATGCCCCCGTGGGACCTGCCGGCCAACGCGACGCAGAGCGGCATCCTGACGCGTTCGTCGAAGGGCGGCGCGTACGACAACGCGAACGCCATCCGCTTCGAGGACAAGAAGGGTTCGGAAGAGGTCTGGATCCACGCCGAGAAGGACCAGCGCATCGAGGTCGAGAACGACGAGTCCCATTCGGTGGGCCACGACCGCACGAAGACCATCGACCACGACGAGACCGTGACGGTCAAGCACGACCGCACCGAGACCGTGCTCAACAACGAGAGCATCACCATCGGGGTCAACCGCACCGAGATGGTCGGCAACAACGAGACCATCACCATCGGCGTGAACCGCACCGAGACGGTGGGGGCGAACGAGACCATCTCGATCGGCGCCAACCGCACCATCACCGTGGGCGCCAGCGAAACCGCCACGGTGGCCCTGCAGCGCACGCACGCGGTGGGCATCAACGAAACCATCGCCATCGGCGCCGCCCAGGAAGTCGCCATCGGCGCGATGCAGTCCATCACGGTCGGGGCGAACCAGTCGACGAGCGTGGGCGTCAACTGCTCGCTCGACGTCGGCAAGAACCTCGGCACCCAGGTGGGCGGCGGCGAGAAGCGCGACATCAGCAAGGACCGCGCGACCACCGTCGGCGGGGAAGACACCCTGAAGGTCGGCAAGAACCTCGCGATCAACGCCGCGGACTCCATCTCCATCACCACCGGCAGCGCGAGCATCGTGATGAAGAAGGACGGCACCATCGTCATCAAGGGCAAGGACATCACCCTCGAGGGCTCGGGAAAGATCACCGTCAAGGCGAGCAGCGACGTGGTGATGAAGGGCTCGAAGATCCTGCAGAACTGA
- a CDS encoding DUF7079 family protein, which translates to MLSEADVAARLPAWCALSELFVDTEFDDAARDRMADALRATGLPVATLDRILRDEVAPVFHANVFAGNWTGWTDDEVRRLVTAHLARQDGAVARLARPLRPLLHRVRMAGFEDDWNAVKARLAVPG; encoded by the coding sequence ATGCTGTCCGAGGCCGATGTCGCGGCGCGCCTGCCGGCCTGGTGCGCGCTGTCGGAACTGTTCGTCGACACCGAATTCGACGACGCCGCACGCGACCGCATGGCGGACGCACTGCGTGCCACCGGACTGCCGGTCGCCACGCTCGACCGCATCCTGCGCGACGAGGTGGCTCCGGTCTTCCACGCCAACGTGTTCGCGGGCAACTGGACCGGCTGGACGGACGACGAGGTGCGCCGCCTCGTGACCGCGCACCTCGCCCGGCAGGACGGTGCGGTCGCGCGCCTCGCGCGCCCCCTGCGGCCGCTCCTCCACCGGGTGCGCATGGCCGGTTTCGAGGACGACTGGAACGCGGTGAAGGCGCGGCTGGCCGTCCCGGGCTGA
- a CDS encoding tetratricopeptide repeat protein: MTNDTATDTPKEVSLDEALRMAIELHQNRQLEGAEQLYRRILEVAPDHPDALHLLGMAMHATGRSEEGVASIERAIALQPDFPGFHLNLGNIHAGNLDNARATLAYERALQLAPGSADLYNNLGALYRAEKRHEEGRQAYLRAIELDPNHLNAHNNMGLLLSDLGDVKGAITYYCRSIELMPGHPDGRKLLGMTYYTMGKIDEAAEVFRQWLDEEPDHPMARHMHAACSGQDVPDRAPDNYVEYTFDRFADSFETQLNERLQYRAPQLCADMLARHLPPPARQFVVLDAGCGTGLCGPLIAPWSRVLGGVDLSRGMIDHAKTKGVYTDLYKAELTEFLRESPGQWDVVLSADTLCYFGDLTALMGASGTSVRPGGTLVFTVEALEDAGDTPFRILPNGRYAHARHHLERTLADAGFDVLEITRETLRQEGGNPVVGWLVAARRRA; this comes from the coding sequence ATGACCAACGACACCGCCACCGACACGCCGAAGGAAGTGAGCCTCGACGAGGCGCTCCGGATGGCCATCGAACTCCACCAGAACCGGCAGCTGGAGGGGGCGGAGCAGCTCTACCGGCGCATCCTCGAGGTCGCACCCGACCATCCGGATGCGCTGCACCTGCTCGGCATGGCCATGCACGCCACCGGCCGCAGCGAGGAAGGGGTCGCGTCGATCGAACGCGCCATCGCGCTGCAGCCGGACTTCCCGGGCTTCCACCTCAACCTGGGCAACATCCACGCGGGCAACCTCGACAACGCGCGCGCCACCCTCGCCTACGAGCGCGCGCTGCAGCTCGCGCCGGGGTCTGCCGACCTGTACAACAACCTGGGGGCGCTGTACCGCGCCGAGAAGCGGCACGAAGAAGGCCGCCAGGCCTACCTGCGCGCCATCGAGCTCGACCCGAACCACCTGAACGCCCACAACAACATGGGGCTGCTGCTCTCCGACCTCGGGGACGTGAAGGGCGCCATCACGTACTACTGCCGGTCCATCGAGCTGATGCCCGGCCATCCGGACGGCCGCAAGCTGCTCGGCATGACCTACTACACGATGGGCAAGATCGACGAGGCCGCCGAGGTGTTCCGCCAGTGGCTCGACGAGGAGCCCGACCATCCGATGGCCCGGCACATGCATGCGGCCTGCTCGGGCCAGGACGTGCCGGACCGCGCGCCGGACAACTACGTCGAGTACACGTTCGACCGCTTCGCCGACAGCTTCGAGACCCAGCTCAACGAGCGCCTGCAGTACCGGGCCCCGCAGCTGTGCGCCGACATGCTCGCGCGCCACCTGCCGCCCCCGGCGCGCCAGTTCGTCGTGCTCGACGCGGGCTGCGGCACCGGCCTGTGCGGCCCGCTGATCGCGCCGTGGTCGCGGGTGCTGGGCGGTGTCGACCTGTCGCGCGGCATGATCGACCACGCGAAGACCAAGGGCGTCTACACCGACCTCTACAAGGCCGAACTGACCGAGTTCCTGCGGGAGTCCCCGGGGCAGTGGGACGTGGTGCTGTCGGCCGACACGCTGTGCTATTTCGGCGACCTCACCGCGCTGATGGGCGCGAGCGGCACGTCGGTGCGCCCGGGCGGCACGCTCGTGTTCACCGTCGAGGCGCTGGAGGACGCGGGCGACACGCCGTTCCGCATCCTGCCGAACGGGCGGTACGCGCATGCGCGGCACCACCTGGAGCGCACCCTGGCCGATGCGGGCTTCGACGTGCTCGAGATCACCCGCGAAACCCTGCGCCAGGAGGGCGGCAACCCGGTCGTCGGCTGGCTGGTGGCGGCCCGCCGCCGCGCCTGA
- the tssH gene encoding type VI secretion system ATPase TssH codes for MAEISRTTLFGKLNPLAYKAIEGATVFCKLRGNPYVELQHWIYQILNGNDSDLHRIVKHYELDGAQLVADLTQSLDKLPRGASSVTDLSSFVENAVERGWVYGSLMFGDSQVRTGYLVIGALKTPSLRNALLSISKQFERIKLDDLADKFGTLLAQSPEQGQRATDGSAAPGEASDAIAPAAMGKQEALKRFTTDLTEQARGGKMDPIVGRDDEIRQVVDILMRRRQNNPILVGEAGVGKTAVVEGFAQRIARGDVPPSLKDVELRALDVGLLQAGASMKGEFEQRLRSVIDEVQASAKPIILFIDETHTLVGAGGQAGTGDAANLLKPALARGQLRTIGATTFAEYKKYIEKDPALTRRFQSVQVDEPDEPKAILMMRGVASTMEKHHKVQILDEALEAAVRLSHRYIPARQLPDKSVSLLDTACARVAVSLHATPAEVDDCSKRIEALETEQGIIGREAAIGVETTERAATVTEQLAIERDRLEKLNARWAAEKALVDKLLALRGELRGAAGHVEGTGSKLEQSAEASPAAADLPKLSDTERAAKLAELQQVQQELTTLQGETPLILPTVDYQAVASVVGDWTGIPVGRMARNEMETILKVASLLSQRVIGQDHAMEMIAKRIQTSRAGLDNPSKPIGVFMLAGTSGVGKTETALALAEALYGGEQNLITINMSEFQEAHTVSTLKGAPPGYVGYGEGGVLTEAVRRKPYSVVLLDEVEKAHPDVHEMFFQVFDKGFMEDGEGRFIDFKNTLILLTTNAGTDLIATMCKDPDLMPEPEGLAKALREPLLKIFPPALLGRLVTIPYFPLSDAMLGQIVKLQLNRIKKRVEARYKIPFTYTDDVVKLVVSRCTESESGGRMIDSILTNTMLPDISREFLTRMMEGKAIGGVKVDVAGNDFAYTFD; via the coding sequence ATGGCTGAAATCAGTCGCACCACCCTCTTCGGCAAGCTCAACCCGCTCGCCTACAAGGCCATCGAAGGCGCCACCGTGTTCTGCAAGCTGCGGGGGAATCCGTACGTCGAACTGCAGCACTGGATCTACCAGATCCTCAACGGCAACGACAGCGACCTGCACCGCATCGTCAAGCACTACGAGCTCGACGGCGCGCAGCTGGTGGCCGACCTGACCCAATCCCTCGACAAGCTGCCGCGCGGCGCCTCGTCCGTGACCGACCTGTCGAGCTTCGTCGAGAACGCCGTCGAGCGCGGCTGGGTGTACGGCTCGCTGATGTTCGGCGACTCGCAGGTGCGCACCGGCTACCTCGTCATCGGCGCGCTCAAGACACCCTCGCTGCGCAACGCGCTGCTGTCCATCTCGAAGCAGTTCGAGCGCATCAAGCTCGACGACCTGGCCGACAAGTTCGGCACGCTGCTCGCGCAGTCGCCCGAACAGGGCCAGCGCGCCACCGACGGCAGTGCGGCCCCTGGCGAAGCCAGCGACGCCATCGCCCCGGCCGCGATGGGCAAGCAGGAAGCCCTCAAGCGCTTCACGACGGACCTCACCGAACAGGCCCGCGGCGGCAAGATGGACCCCATCGTCGGCCGCGACGACGAGATCCGCCAGGTGGTCGACATCCTGATGCGCCGCCGCCAGAACAACCCCATCCTCGTCGGCGAGGCCGGGGTCGGCAAGACCGCCGTGGTCGAAGGGTTCGCGCAGCGCATCGCCCGCGGCGACGTGCCGCCGTCGCTGAAGGACGTGGAACTGCGCGCGCTCGACGTGGGCCTGCTGCAGGCCGGCGCCAGCATGAAGGGCGAGTTCGAGCAGCGCCTGCGTTCGGTGATCGACGAGGTGCAGGCCTCGGCCAAGCCCATCATCCTGTTCATCGACGAGACCCACACCCTCGTGGGCGCCGGCGGCCAGGCCGGCACCGGCGACGCCGCCAACCTGCTCAAGCCGGCGCTCGCGCGCGGCCAGCTGCGCACCATCGGCGCCACCACCTTCGCCGAGTACAAGAAGTACATCGAGAAGGACCCCGCCCTCACCCGCCGCTTCCAGAGCGTGCAGGTCGACGAACCCGACGAGCCGAAGGCCATCCTGATGATGCGCGGCGTGGCGTCCACGATGGAGAAGCACCACAAGGTGCAGATCCTCGACGAGGCCCTCGAAGCCGCGGTCAGGCTCTCGCACCGCTACATCCCCGCACGACAGCTGCCCGACAAGTCCGTCAGCCTGCTCGACACCGCCTGCGCGCGCGTGGCCGTGAGCCTGCACGCCACGCCGGCCGAGGTGGACGACTGCAGCAAGCGCATCGAGGCGCTGGAGACCGAACAGGGCATCATCGGCCGCGAGGCCGCCATCGGCGTCGAGACCACCGAACGCGCCGCCACCGTCACCGAACAGCTGGCGATCGAACGCGACCGCCTGGAGAAGCTGAACGCCCGCTGGGCGGCCGAGAAGGCGCTCGTCGACAAGCTGCTCGCGCTGCGCGGTGAACTGCGAGGCGCCGCGGGCCACGTCGAGGGCACCGGCAGCAAGCTCGAGCAGTCGGCCGAGGCGAGCCCCGCCGCCGCCGACCTGCCGAAACTCTCCGACACCGAACGCGCGGCCAAGCTCGCCGAACTGCAGCAGGTACAGCAGGAACTCACCACGCTGCAGGGCGAAACCCCGCTGATCCTCCCCACGGTCGACTACCAGGCGGTGGCGAGCGTCGTGGGCGACTGGACCGGCATCCCCGTGGGCCGCATGGCCCGCAACGAGATGGAGACCATCCTGAAGGTGGCCTCCCTGCTGAGCCAGCGCGTGATCGGCCAGGACCACGCGATGGAGATGATCGCCAAGCGCATCCAGACTTCGCGCGCCGGCCTCGACAACCCGAGCAAGCCCATCGGTGTGTTCATGCTGGCCGGCACGTCCGGCGTCGGCAAGACCGAGACGGCGCTCGCGCTGGCCGAGGCGCTGTACGGCGGCGAGCAGAACCTCATCACCATCAACATGAGCGAGTTCCAGGAGGCCCACACCGTCTCCACGCTCAAGGGCGCGCCCCCGGGCTACGTGGGCTACGGCGAGGGTGGCGTGCTGACCGAGGCCGTGCGGCGCAAGCCATACTCGGTGGTGCTGCTCGACGAGGTCGAGAAGGCCCACCCGGACGTGCACGAGATGTTCTTCCAGGTGTTCGACAAGGGCTTCATGGAGGACGGCGAAGGCCGCTTCATCGACTTCAAGAACACGCTGATCCTGCTGACCACGAACGCCGGCACCGACCTCATCGCCACGATGTGCAAGGACCCGGACCTGATGCCGGAGCCGGAAGGCCTGGCCAAGGCCCTGCGCGAGCCGCTGCTGAAGATCTTCCCGCCGGCGCTGCTGGGCCGCCTGGTCACGATCCCGTACTTCCCGCTGTCGGATGCCATGCTGGGCCAGATCGTCAAGCTGCAGCTCAACCGCATCAAGAAGCGCGTCGAGGCCCGCTACAAGATCCCGTTCACGTACACCGACGACGTGGTCAAGCTCGTCGTGTCGCGCTGCACCGAGAGCGAGTCGGGCGGCCGCATGATCGACTCGATCCTGACCAACACGATGCTGCCGGACATCAGCCGCGAGTTCCTCACGCGCATGATGGAAGGCAAGGCCATCGGCGGCGTGAAGGTCGACGTGGCCGGCAACGACTTCGCCTACACGTTCGACTGA
- the tssG gene encoding type VI secretion system baseplate subunit TssG — protein sequence MDGTLAPEADDARALHERRARFFDDLAREPWHHDFFAALRRIDALWPDEARLGTALRPSAEPVRLGQNPELDFAPAAIMSFDTAAGGRPRMGVRFFGLFGPMGPMPLHLTEYTRDRLRNHGDATLARFADVFHHRMLLLFYRAWSQAQPTVQADRERDDQFAKWVSALIGQAPQALRGLDAVPDRARRFAAGHLGRATRHPEAVTKVLRQYFQVPMTLESHVGHWMPLRQADRTRLGSPGNRRGAALGVNVVAGSKVWDRQYKVRLHIGPLSLAQYRSFLPGQPSLIALRDWMRQLLGFEMLWDVHLVLKGTEVPPLQLGRDAALGRTAWLGRKGPPVDRGDLHLNPSRRSTNSPTQGHHHG from the coding sequence ATGGACGGCACCCTCGCGCCCGAAGCCGACGACGCCCGCGCGCTGCACGAGCGCCGCGCGCGGTTCTTCGACGACCTCGCGCGCGAGCCGTGGCACCACGACTTCTTCGCCGCGCTGCGCCGCATCGACGCGCTGTGGCCCGACGAGGCCCGCCTGGGCACCGCGCTGCGCCCGAGCGCCGAGCCCGTGCGGCTCGGCCAGAACCCCGAACTCGACTTCGCGCCGGCCGCGATCATGTCGTTCGACACCGCCGCGGGCGGCCGCCCGCGGATGGGCGTGCGCTTCTTCGGTCTCTTCGGCCCCATGGGCCCGATGCCGCTGCACCTGACCGAGTACACGCGCGACCGGCTGCGCAACCATGGCGACGCCACGCTCGCCCGGTTCGCCGACGTGTTCCACCACCGCATGCTGCTGCTGTTCTACCGCGCGTGGTCGCAGGCGCAGCCCACCGTGCAGGCCGACCGCGAACGCGACGACCAGTTCGCCAAGTGGGTGAGCGCGCTGATCGGCCAGGCCCCGCAGGCCCTGCGCGGCCTCGACGCGGTGCCCGACCGGGCGCGCCGTTTCGCCGCCGGCCACCTCGGCCGCGCCACCCGCCACCCCGAGGCCGTCACGAAGGTGCTGCGCCAGTACTTCCAGGTGCCGATGACGCTCGAATCGCACGTGGGCCACTGGATGCCGCTGCGCCAGGCCGACCGCACGCGCCTCGGCAGCCCCGGCAACCGCCGCGGCGCCGCGCTCGGCGTCAACGTGGTGGCCGGCAGCAAGGTGTGGGACCGTCAGTACAAGGTGCGGCTGCACATCGGCCCGCTGTCGCTCGCGCAGTACCGGTCCTTCCTGCCCGGACAGCCCTCGCTCATCGCGCTGCGCGACTGGATGCGCCAGTTGCTCGGCTTCGAGATGCTGTGGGACGTGCACCTCGTGCTGAAAGGCACCGAGGTGCCGCCGCTGCAGCTGGGCCGCGACGCGGCCCTCGGCCGCACGGCCTGGCTCGGCCGCAAGGGCCCGCCGGTCGACCGGGGCGACCTTCACCTGAACCCCTCACGACGTTCGACGAACTCTCCAACCCAGGGACATCACCATGGCTGA
- the tssF gene encoding type VI secretion system baseplate subunit TssF: protein MDPNLLRLYNDELAHLREVGAEFAAEFPKIAARLSMDGVEVTDPYVERLLEGFAFMSARVQLKLNAEYPQLIQHLLETVYPGFLSPVPSMMIARLRPDPLDPNLSRGFTVKRHSLLTSETVRGQNTRCEFRSAHDVTLWPVQIETVQYFTHAPDLPLSQLPSPRAVRGGLRLRLKAHGGAKFSQLGLDRLPLYISAPDDVAFRLHELLLGATHGTWIGHPSRGALQGFSDGSSVQPVGYEDDQALLPETVRGFSGYRLLQEYAAMPHRFLFVELTDLRRRLAKVDASEVEVVVLFNRGEAALESLVDAQSFALYCTPAINLFPKRLDRIQLGPGAWEHHAVPDRTRPMDYEVHTLESVTGFGTGQVAEQRFLPLYATFHEAAHRHSAYYTVLREPRLLSSKQRVEGPRSAYIGQEAFLSLVDASHAPYREEVRQLSLSALVTNRDLPTMLPGAATTWTLDTAGPAGRIETLRGPTRPVQRLARGDIGWSLVSLLTLNYLSIAGEDPARAAAALRSLLALHGPDQDVAWQKQVEGIQAVEAKTVVRRLPFPGPLTFGCGVEVVVTVDELGFQGTSAFLLGHVLDRFFARQASTNSFCETVVRSASRGEIMRNAPRIGTRTVL, encoded by the coding sequence ATGGACCCGAACCTCCTGCGCCTCTACAACGACGAGCTCGCCCACCTGCGCGAGGTGGGCGCCGAGTTCGCCGCCGAATTCCCGAAGATCGCCGCGCGCCTGTCGATGGACGGCGTCGAGGTCACCGACCCCTACGTCGAACGCCTGCTCGAAGGTTTCGCCTTCATGTCGGCGCGCGTGCAGCTCAAGCTCAACGCCGAGTACCCGCAGCTGATCCAGCACCTGCTGGAGACGGTGTACCCGGGTTTCCTGTCGCCCGTGCCGTCGATGATGATCGCGCGGCTGCGGCCCGACCCGCTCGACCCCAACCTGTCGCGTGGCTTCACCGTGAAGCGGCACAGCCTGCTCACGAGCGAGACCGTGCGCGGCCAGAACACCCGCTGCGAGTTCCGCTCGGCCCACGACGTGACGCTGTGGCCGGTGCAGATCGAGACGGTGCAGTACTTCACGCACGCGCCCGACCTGCCGCTCTCGCAGCTGCCCTCCCCGCGCGCCGTGCGCGGCGGCCTGCGCCTGCGCCTGAAGGCCCACGGCGGCGCGAAGTTCAGCCAGCTCGGGCTCGACCGCCTGCCGCTCTACATCTCCGCGCCCGACGACGTGGCGTTCCGCCTGCACGAGCTGCTGCTCGGCGCCACCCACGGCACCTGGATCGGCCACCCGTCGCGCGGCGCGCTGCAGGGTTTCTCCGACGGCTCGTCCGTCCAGCCGGTGGGTTACGAGGACGACCAGGCCCTGCTGCCGGAAACCGTGCGCGGCTTCAGCGGCTACCGCCTGCTGCAGGAGTACGCGGCCATGCCGCACCGCTTCCTGTTCGTCGAACTGACCGACCTGCGTCGCCGCCTCGCGAAGGTCGACGCGTCCGAGGTCGAGGTCGTCGTGCTGTTCAACCGCGGCGAAGCCGCCCTCGAATCGCTCGTCGACGCGCAGAGCTTCGCGCTCTACTGCACCCCGGCCATCAACCTCTTCCCGAAGCGCCTCGACCGCATCCAGCTCGGCCCCGGCGCCTGGGAACACCACGCCGTGCCCGACCGCACGCGGCCGATGGACTACGAGGTGCACACCCTCGAGTCGGTCACCGGCTTCGGCACCGGCCAGGTGGCCGAGCAGCGCTTCCTGCCGCTGTACGCCACCTTCCACGAGGCCGCCCACCGCCATTCGGCCTACTACACCGTGCTGCGCGAACCGCGGCTGCTGTCGTCGAAGCAGCGCGTCGAGGGGCCGCGTTCGGCCTACATCGGCCAGGAGGCCTTCCTGTCGCTGGTGGACGCATCGCACGCGCCGTACCGCGAGGAGGTGCGCCAGCTGTCGCTGTCCGCGCTCGTGACCAACCGCGACCTGCCCACGATGCTGCCCGGCGCGGCCACCACCTGGACCCTCGACACCGCCGGCCCCGCCGGCCGCATCGAGACGCTGCGCGGCCCCACGCGGCCGGTGCAGCGCCTGGCCCGCGGCGACATCGGCTGGTCCCTCGTGAGCCTGCTCACGCTCAACTACCTCAGCATCGCCGGCGAGGACCCGGCCCGCGCCGCCGCGGCGCTGCGCAGCCTGCTCGCGCTGCACGGTCCCGACCAGGACGTCGCCTGGCAGAAGCAGGTCGAAGGCATCCAGGCCGTCGAGGCGAAGACGGTGGTGCGCCGCCTGCCCTTCCCCGGCCCGCTCACGTTCGGCTGCGGCGTCGAGGTGGTGGTCACCGTGGACGAACTGGGCTTCCAGGGCACCAGCGCCTTCCTGCTCGGCCACGTGCTCGACCGCTTCTTCGCGCGCCAGGCGTCCACGAACAGCTTCTGCGAAACCGTGGTGCGCTCGGCCTCGCGCGGCGAGATCATGCGAAACGCCCCGCGCATCGGTACCCGCACGGTGCTCTGA
- the tssE gene encoding type VI secretion system baseplate subunit TssE, which translates to MASQDARDRLQPTLLDRLTDLAPLSSVEAEDTRVMTKAQIREAVLRDLSWLLNSVKPMPGIGSRFPHVDESVLNFGLPPMSGSLASRIDVPLLERTIKQSIVRFEPRVMEDSLEVKALDASSVLDTHNVIEFEIRGLMWAQPVPLELLLRTQVDLEAGQIQVRDASPSSLKRKT; encoded by the coding sequence ATGGCCTCCCAGGATGCCCGAGACCGCCTGCAGCCCACGCTGCTCGACCGCCTGACCGACCTCGCGCCGCTGTCCTCGGTCGAGGCCGAGGACACCCGCGTGATGACCAAGGCTCAGATCCGCGAGGCGGTGCTCCGCGACCTGTCCTGGCTGCTGAACTCGGTCAAGCCCATGCCGGGCATCGGCTCGCGGTTCCCGCACGTCGACGAATCGGTGCTGAACTTCGGTCTGCCGCCCATGTCGGGCAGCCTCGCCTCGCGCATCGACGTGCCGCTGCTGGAGCGCACCATCAAGCAGTCCATCGTGCGCTTCGAGCCGCGCGTGATGGAAGACTCGCTCGAGGTGAAGGCGCTCGACGCGTCGAGCGTGCTCGACACCCACAACGTGATCGAGTTCGAGATCCGCGGCCTGATGTGGGCGCAGCCCGTGCCGCTCGAACTGCTGCTGCGCACCCAGGTGGACCTCGAAGCGGGCCAGATCCAGGTCCGCGACGCCAGCCCCTCGTCCCTCAAGCGCAAGACCTGA